Proteins encoded within one genomic window of Polyangia bacterium:
- a CDS encoding multidrug efflux RND transporter permease subunit, whose protein sequence is MISSFFIRRPIVAIVIAIVTVMLGAVSLIGLPIAQFPQIIPPQIILTTTFTGADATTIEQSVATPIEQQVNGVDNMLYIQSTNANDGTMTQAVTFDVGTNIDIDNVLVQNRFSQAQTFLPQDVKNFGVTIKKSLAFPLIVISLYSPDGRYDASFLTNYATININDALLRIRGVGDIRNLGASDYAMRVWLKPDVLARLGLTVSDVQNAIRAQNVVNPAGQVGAEPAAPGQQFTYTVRAQGRLVTPEEFGDVVVRANTDGSLVRVRDVARIEMGSLNYAQEGAFNGRPAGVVAAFQLPGSNALDVASSVRATMADLKKHFPPGMDYEISLDTTAPVKAGIEEILITLAEAIGLVVLVVFIFLQSWRATLIPLLTVPVSLVGVFAVFPFLGFSINTLSLFALVLAIGLVVDDAIVVVEAVEHHIEEGMSPRDATFKALSEVQAPVIGIALILAAVFIPVAFMAGITGRLYQQFALTIAISVLISAFNALTLSPALAAMLLRPRGQPKGLLGRMGVAFNRLFERATNGYISVNARLVRKLAIPLVLLAAVAGASAAIGRKLPSGFLPDEDNGYALIGVQLPDAASLQRTKAVFKKVEAILGHTEGIRTFNTIAGYSFFTRSAASYAGTGFIGFKPWDERGRPDLTAKAIVGKLNAAFGKIPEARVFALLPPAIPGISSAGGFSMFLQDRSGGTVKFLADNVKRFVDAARKRPELQNINPNFSPSVPQIFAEVDKEKVMKQGVPIADVYAALQAFMGGAYVNDFTRFSRQWKVFVQAEPAYRQGPENLKDFYVRNAKGEMVPLAAFVTVRNTTGPEYTVRFNLFRSAEIIGAAAPGYSSGQALAALEEVAAQTLPPEMGYAWNALSYQEKVAQGGTTKVLGLSLIFVFLILAALYESWSLPFSVLLSTPVAVLGAFLGLWSRHFDSNIYAQIGLVMLVGLTAKNAILIVEFAKDKLESGRPLIDAALEGARLRLRPILMTSFAFIFGCLPLWTASGAGAAARRMLGTTVVTGMLAATMLGIFFVPALFVFTERLAGRGRAVHPSEVPAAPAPSVEVVNDGETHRARLTSVD, encoded by the coding sequence ATGATTTCTTCTTTCTTCATTCGCCGCCCGATCGTGGCCATCGTCATCGCCATCGTCACTGTCATGTTGGGCGCGGTGTCGCTGATCGGCCTTCCCATCGCGCAGTTTCCCCAGATCATCCCGCCGCAGATCATCCTCACCACCACGTTCACCGGCGCCGACGCCACCACCATCGAACAGTCGGTGGCCACGCCCATCGAACAGCAGGTCAACGGCGTCGACAACATGCTGTACATCCAGTCGACCAACGCCAACGACGGCACCATGACCCAGGCGGTGACGTTCGACGTCGGGACCAACATCGACATCGACAACGTGCTGGTGCAAAACCGCTTCTCGCAGGCGCAGACGTTCCTGCCCCAGGACGTGAAGAACTTCGGCGTCACCATCAAAAAGTCGCTGGCCTTCCCGCTCATCGTCATCTCGCTGTATTCGCCCGATGGGCGTTACGACGCCTCGTTTCTGACCAACTACGCCACCATCAACATCAACGACGCGCTTCTGCGTATTCGCGGCGTGGGCGACATCCGCAACCTGGGCGCGTCGGACTACGCCATGCGGGTGTGGTTGAAACCGGACGTGCTGGCGCGCCTGGGCTTGACGGTCAGCGACGTGCAGAACGCCATTCGCGCCCAGAACGTGGTCAACCCGGCCGGCCAGGTGGGCGCCGAACCGGCCGCTCCCGGCCAGCAATTCACATACACCGTGCGCGCCCAGGGACGGCTGGTGACGCCGGAAGAATTCGGCGACGTCGTCGTGCGCGCCAACACCGACGGCTCACTGGTCCGCGTGCGCGACGTCGCCCGCATCGAGATGGGGTCGCTGAACTACGCGCAGGAGGGGGCGTTCAACGGCCGCCCGGCCGGCGTGGTGGCGGCTTTCCAGCTCCCCGGTTCGAACGCCCTCGACGTCGCTTCCAGCGTACGGGCGACGATGGCAGATCTGAAAAAGCATTTTCCACCCGGCATGGACTATGAGATCTCGCTGGACACCACCGCGCCGGTGAAGGCGGGCATCGAGGAGATCTTGATTACCCTGGCCGAGGCGATCGGGCTGGTGGTGCTGGTGGTGTTCATCTTCTTGCAAAGCTGGCGGGCGACGCTGATCCCTCTGCTGACTGTCCCGGTGTCGTTGGTGGGCGTGTTCGCGGTGTTCCCGTTCCTCGGTTTTTCCATCAACACGCTGTCGCTGTTCGCGCTGGTGCTGGCCATCGGCCTGGTGGTCGACGACGCCATCGTGGTGGTGGAGGCGGTCGAGCACCACATCGAAGAAGGAATGTCGCCGCGGGACGCGACGTTCAAGGCCCTGTCCGAGGTACAGGCGCCGGTCATCGGCATCGCTCTCATCCTGGCGGCGGTGTTCATTCCGGTGGCGTTCATGGCCGGCATCACCGGACGCCTGTATCAGCAGTTCGCCCTGACCATCGCGATCTCGGTGCTGATCTCGGCCTTCAACGCCCTGACGCTGAGCCCGGCCCTGGCGGCGATGTTGTTGCGCCCGCGCGGCCAGCCCAAGGGCTTGCTGGGGCGAATGGGCGTCGCCTTCAATCGCCTCTTCGAACGCGCCACCAACGGCTATATCAGCGTCAACGCCCGGCTGGTGCGCAAGCTGGCCATCCCGCTGGTGCTGCTGGCGGCGGTGGCGGGCGCCTCGGCGGCCATCGGGCGCAAGCTGCCGTCGGGGTTCTTGCCCGACGAGGACAACGGCTATGCCCTCATCGGCGTGCAGCTGCCCGACGCGGCGTCGCTGCAGCGGACCAAAGCGGTCTTCAAAAAGGTCGAAGCCATTCTGGGACACACCGAAGGCATCCGGACCTTCAACACCATCGCCGGCTACAGCTTCTTCACGCGCTCGGCGGCCAGCTACGCCGGCACCGGCTTCATCGGCTTTAAGCCCTGGGACGAGCGCGGGCGTCCGGATCTGACCGCCAAGGCCATCGTCGGCAAGCTGAACGCCGCCTTCGGCAAGATCCCCGAGGCCCGCGTCTTCGCGCTGCTGCCGCCGGCCATCCCCGGGATCAGCTCGGCCGGCGGCTTCAGCATGTTCTTGCAGGACCGCAGCGGCGGCACGGTGAAGTTCCTGGCCGACAACGTCAAACGGTTTGTCGATGCGGCCCGCAAGCGGCCCGAGCTACAAAACATCAACCCGAATTTCTCGCCCTCGGTGCCGCAGATCTTCGCCGAGGTGGACAAAGAGAAGGTGATGAAGCAGGGCGTGCCGATCGCCGACGTCTATGCCGCCTTGCAGGCCTTCATGGGTGGCGCCTACGTCAACGACTTCACCCGTTTCTCCCGACAGTGGAAGGTGTTCGTGCAAGCCGAGCCGGCGTACCGGCAGGGACCGGAGAACCTGAAAGACTTCTACGTGCGCAACGCCAAGGGCGAGATGGTCCCGCTGGCGGCGTTCGTCACCGTCCGCAACACCACCGGTCCGGAGTACACGGTGCGCTTCAACCTGTTCCGTTCGGCGGAGATCATCGGCGCCGCCGCGCCCGGCTACAGCTCCGGGCAAGCGCTGGCGGCGCTGGAAGAGGTCGCCGCACAGACGCTGCCGCCGGAGATGGGATACGCCTGGAACGCGCTTTCGTACCAGGAGAAGGTCGCCCAGGGCGGCACCACGAAAGTGCTGGGGCTGTCGCTGATCTTCGTGTTTCTGATCTTGGCGGCGCTGTACGAAAGCTGGTCACTGCCGTTCAGCGTTTTGCTCAGCACGCCGGTGGCGGTGCTGGGCGCTTTCCTGGGACTGTGGTCGCGCCATTTCGACAGCAACATCTACGCCCAGATCGGTCTGGTCATGCTGGTCGGTTTGACCGCCAAGAACGCCATCCTCATCGTCGAATTCGCCAAGGACAAACTGGAAAGCGGGCGGCCGCTGATCGACGCCGCGCTGGAAGGGGCGCGGCTGCGCTTGCGGCCGATTCTGATGACGTCGTTCGCTTTCATCTTTGGTTGCTTGCCGCTATGGACGGCGTCGGGCGCCGGCGCGGCGGCGCGGCGGATGCTGGGCACCACCGTGGTGACCGGGATGCTGGCGGCGACGATGCTGGGGATCTTCTTCGTGCCGGCGCTGTTCGTGTTCACCGAACGGCTGGCCGGCCGCGGCCGAGCGGTGCACCCGTCGGAAGTGCCGGCCGCACCCGCACCGTCGGTGGAGGTCGTCAACGACGGCGAGACCCATCGCGCCCGCCTGACGTCGGTGGACTGA